The Geovibrio ferrireducens genome window below encodes:
- a CDS encoding metal ABC transporter solute-binding protein, Zn/Mn family translates to MRIIAMITGLFMLFSASAFAADFKAAVSIIPQKYLADKITGGRFETMAVVGKGSNPHNYEPKPQQMVFISKAQVYFSIDLSFEDVWLEKLLSANKKIKHVDCADAAHRQPISGEIIEDDHHHGEEHGHGEEEHHHHDHGELDPHIWLSPDNMKVMARLMAKTFSEIDPAGKNVYDANLASLLREIDETDAKIRTNLKNVPKDAPFMVFHPSWGYFASKYNLRQVAVEVEGKEPKPAQLKELIGYAKERGIRVVFVQPQFSKKSAQAIAVSIKGEVVEIDPLAYEWSSNLIHVSEVLAKVLKK, encoded by the coding sequence ATGCGCATCATTGCAATGATTACCGGACTTTTTATGCTGTTCTCGGCATCGGCCTTCGCCGCAGATTTTAAAGCGGCAGTGAGCATAATCCCCCAGAAATACCTTGCGGACAAGATAACAGGCGGCCGTTTCGAGACTATGGCTGTTGTGGGCAAGGGCTCAAACCCTCATAATTATGAACCTAAGCCTCAGCAGATGGTTTTTATATCAAAGGCTCAGGTATATTTCTCCATAGATCTCTCCTTTGAGGATGTGTGGCTTGAAAAACTCTTATCCGCTAATAAGAAGATAAAGCATGTGGACTGCGCTGACGCCGCCCACAGACAGCCGATTTCCGGCGAGATCATAGAAGACGACCATCACCACGGTGAAGAACACGGACACGGTGAAGAAGAGCACCATCACCATGACCACGGCGAACTTGACCCGCATATCTGGCTTTCTCCTGATAATATGAAAGTAATGGCGCGTCTCATGGCGAAAACCTTCTCAGAGATAGACCCCGCCGGAAAAAATGTTTATGATGCGAATCTCGCCTCTCTTCTCAGGGAGATAGATGAGACAGACGCCAAGATACGCACAAACCTGAAAAATGTGCCCAAGGATGCTCCCTTCATGGTTTTTCATCCGTCATGGGGATATTTCGCAAGCAAGTATAACCTCCGTCAGGTAGCTGTTGAGGTGGAAGGCAAGGAACCGAAGCCTGCTCAGCTTAAGGAACTCATAGGTTATGCTAAAGAGCGCGGAATAAGGGTTGTTTTTGTTCAGCCCCAGTTCTCCAAAAAGAGTGCGCAGGCAATAGCCGTTTCCATAAAGGGGGAGGTAGTCGAGATCGACCCTCTGGCATACGAGTGGAGCAGCAACCTTATTCATGTTTCAGAAGTTCTGGCAAAGGTGCTGAAAAAATAA
- a CDS encoding Fur family transcriptional regulator — protein sequence MSVCVASDLLRSKKLKITERRELILSLILAAERPVSAKDLHEMATEKGSVDLVTVYRVISLLLEKGLIREITGDSGTSFYEKACEHNPVHPHFHCGECGQVYCLEPLTFEEGLILGRVGKGFRIASVSLDIKGVCEKCASLQ from the coding sequence ATGTCAGTATGTGTAGCATCAGATCTGCTCAGATCAAAAAAACTTAAAATTACTGAAAGACGGGAGCTTATACTCTCTCTGATTCTTGCTGCGGAGCGTCCTGTCAGTGCAAAAGATTTGCATGAGATGGCAACAGAAAAGGGGAGCGTAGACCTCGTTACGGTGTACCGCGTGATTTCCCTCCTCCTTGAAAAGGGACTTATCAGGGAAATTACCGGTGATTCGGGAACCTCCTTCTATGAAAAAGCGTGCGAGCACAACCCTGTTCATCCCCACTTTCACTGCGGGGAGTGCGGACAGGTTTACTGCCTCGAACCGCTTACATTTGAGGAAGGGCTTATTTTAGGGCGTGTGGGCAAAGGGTTCCGCATCGCCTCTGTTTCGCTCGACATTAAAGGAGTATGTGAAAAATGCGCATCATTGCAATGA